A window of the Listeria swaminathanii genome harbors these coding sequences:
- the cobS gene encoding adenosylcobinamide-GDP ribazoletransferase, translating to MKTLILLIQFFTRIPLPIQINMDEINLKKGSALLPFVGVIIGAWNWLIFALVALVMPLPVAIIAGLFAEIIITGGFHVDALADTADGLFSSRKRERMLEIMKDSRVGANGVIAICFYFLLYGALFLSVPNVQQIGWLFFVLPIVAKGVTMLLFAKMTYAGSKEGLGSIFLGVPWWPIVLSQGIVLVILALFFSYIGVIAYAGVVLFTIIYRAFVYQRIGGMNGDTLGAGGQMGQLVCLFCFVLLWGLI from the coding sequence ATGAAAACATTGATTTTATTGATTCAATTCTTTACGCGAATTCCGCTGCCTATCCAAATTAATATGGATGAAATCAACTTGAAAAAAGGGAGCGCACTTCTTCCATTTGTTGGGGTAATTATTGGCGCTTGGAATTGGCTCATTTTTGCTTTAGTGGCACTTGTTATGCCTTTGCCGGTTGCGATTATTGCAGGTCTTTTTGCAGAAATCATCATTACTGGAGGATTCCATGTCGATGCACTTGCGGATACGGCGGATGGGCTATTTTCTTCGCGGAAAAGAGAGCGGATGTTGGAGATTATGAAAGATAGTCGGGTCGGCGCGAATGGCGTGATTGCGATTTGTTTTTATTTTCTTTTATATGGCGCTTTGTTCTTGTCGGTTCCTAATGTACAGCAAATTGGCTGGCTATTTTTCGTGTTGCCGATTGTTGCGAAAGGTGTGACGATGTTACTTTTTGCTAAAATGACGTACGCTGGGTCGAAAGAAGGGCTCGGTTCGATTTTCTTAGGTGTTCCTTGGTGGCCGATTGTGCTTTCGCAAGGGATTGTGTTAGTTATTTTAGCACTATTTTTCTCGTATATTGGCGTCATTGCTTATGCTGGCGTAGTTTTATTTACGATTATTTACCGGGCGTTTGTTTATCAGCGGATTGGTGGGATGAACGGGGATACACTAGGTGCTGGTGGGCAAATGGGCCAATTAGTGTGCCTGTTTTGTTTCGTATTACTTTGGGGGTTGATTTAA
- the cobC gene encoding alpha-ribazole phosphatase — translation MQLIFVRHGETDWNVAKKYCGQLDVALNETGVRQMEQLREKLDDYSVDLVVTSDLTRVKQSANILKSVKPICFPAFNEMDFGDFEGYTYQEISAKFPEAWDEYCNNWQTASFPNGESFPIFYERVIATFETEMEKWQQLDTVLLVGHLGVLRVIALFLQKQKIAQYWDVDFKQGCYSLWDSESQCFIISNQ, via the coding sequence ATGCAACTTATTTTTGTGCGGCACGGGGAAACGGACTGGAATGTGGCGAAAAAATATTGTGGTCAGTTAGATGTTGCTTTAAATGAGACTGGTGTTCGGCAAATGGAGCAGCTCCGCGAAAAGCTTGACGATTACTCGGTCGATTTAGTCGTGACGAGTGATCTTACGCGAGTCAAACAGTCGGCAAACATTTTAAAAAGTGTTAAGCCGATTTGTTTTCCTGCATTTAATGAAATGGATTTCGGTGATTTTGAAGGTTATACATATCAGGAAATCAGTGCGAAGTTCCCCGAGGCTTGGGATGAATACTGTAACAATTGGCAAACTGCCTCATTTCCAAACGGGGAGAGTTTTCCGATTTTTTATGAGCGAGTGATTGCTACTTTTGAAACAGAAATGGAAAAATGGCAGCAACTTGATACGGTGTTGCTCGTAGGCCATCTTGGTGTTTTACGTGTCATTGCGCTTTTTCTACAAAAACAAAAAATAGCACAATATTGGGATGTCGATTTTAAGCAAGGGTGTTATTCGCTCTGGGACAGTGAGTCTCAATGCTTTATTATTTCTAATCAATAG
- a CDS encoding PocR ligand-binding domain-containing protein, with product MLLQSKSNEILIEKVMDEFSAATSLASVVVDIHGTEVSRLCNFTPFCQLIRSNPKYRSLCQKCDMFGGLEASKTGKPLIYRCHAGLTDFSVPIVVENQLSGFLLSGQVICEESSEVGNIQTEETDWKNDKELISAFRSVPVFSSKKINSSAEMLTIISQYYLKSEMEKSREEQKQKIAFHHTKIAHHEDNKEIRKALKYIEKNLNRPITLDEVASHVYLSSYYFSKLFKKEMNVNFINYVNQKKMSLAKEMLKNPRWSIDNIARNLGFTQTSYFCKVFRKEFDITPKGYRETLK from the coding sequence ATGTTACTACAGTCCAAAAGCAACGAAATACTCATTGAGAAAGTCATGGATGAGTTCTCAGCCGCAACCAGTTTAGCGTCAGTTGTTGTAGATATACACGGTACCGAAGTTTCTAGATTATGTAACTTTACTCCTTTTTGCCAACTCATTCGCTCCAATCCCAAATATCGCTCACTTTGTCAAAAATGTGATATGTTTGGTGGACTTGAAGCCTCCAAAACCGGAAAGCCTCTAATTTATCGATGTCACGCCGGATTAACTGATTTTTCAGTCCCCATCGTTGTCGAAAATCAACTGAGTGGATTCTTACTCAGCGGCCAGGTTATTTGCGAAGAAAGTAGTGAAGTTGGTAACATTCAAACAGAAGAAACCGATTGGAAAAATGACAAAGAACTTATTTCCGCGTTTCGCTCTGTCCCTGTTTTCAGCTCCAAAAAAATCAACTCTTCTGCCGAAATGCTTACAATTATTTCCCAGTATTACTTGAAATCCGAAATGGAAAAAAGCCGGGAAGAACAAAAGCAAAAAATCGCTTTCCATCATACAAAAATAGCACATCATGAAGATAATAAAGAAATCCGGAAAGCACTCAAGTATATCGAGAAAAACCTCAACCGTCCAATCACCCTCGATGAAGTAGCAAGTCACGTATACCTTAGTTCCTACTATTTCAGTAAGCTTTTCAAGAAAGAAATGAATGTCAATTTTATCAATTATGTGAACCAAAAGAAAATGTCACTCGCAAAAGAGATGCTAAAAAATCCGCGTTGGTCGATTGATAATATCGCTCGTAATCTTGGGTTCACACAGACAAGCTATTTCTGTAAGGTATTCCGAAAAGAGTTTGATATAACGCCAAAAGGCTACCGCGAAACCTTAAAATAA
- the pduA gene encoding propanediol utilization microcompartment protein PduA gives MQEALGLVETKGLVGAIEAADAMVKSANVTLTGYEKIGSGLVTVMVRGDVGAVKAATEAGAAAARNVGTVMSTHVIPRPHTDVEEILPVRVKSDE, from the coding sequence ATGCAAGAAGCACTAGGCTTAGTTGAAACTAAAGGGCTAGTCGGCGCCATTGAAGCCGCTGACGCCATGGTTAAATCAGCTAATGTAACATTAACAGGGTATGAAAAAATCGGATCTGGACTTGTTACTGTGATGGTTCGAGGGGATGTTGGTGCGGTTAAAGCAGCAACAGAAGCTGGGGCTGCAGCAGCAAGAAATGTAGGTACCGTGATGAGTACGCATGTTATTCCTCGTCCGCATACTGATGTGGAAGAAATTTTACCAGTGAGGGTGAAGTCAGATGAGTGA
- the pduB gene encoding propanediol utilization microcompartment protein PduB, whose translation MSEQNKLIDEILKQVMETVNDAPEKLVEDGGSRQMSEKAIQLTEFVGTAIGDTIGLVIANVDGQLLEAMKLEKSYRSIGILGARTGAGPHIMAADEAVKATNTEVVKIELPRDTKGGAGHGSLIIFGGDDVSDVKRAVEVALNELDKTFGDVYGNEAGHIELQYTARASHALEKAFGAPVGKAFGLMVGAPAGIGVVMADTAVKSANVDVVAYSSPADGTSFSNEVILCISGDSGAVRQAVISAREIGKKLLGALGDEPKNDRPSYI comes from the coding sequence ATGAGTGAGCAAAATAAACTGATTGACGAAATTCTAAAACAGGTAATGGAAACGGTCAATGATGCCCCGGAAAAACTAGTAGAGGATGGAGGATCACGTCAAATGAGTGAAAAAGCAATTCAATTAACAGAGTTTGTAGGAACAGCAATTGGAGATACGATCGGCCTAGTGATTGCGAATGTAGACGGACAACTTTTAGAAGCAATGAAGCTTGAGAAGTCTTACCGTTCTATAGGTATTTTAGGAGCCCGTACTGGTGCAGGCCCACATATTATGGCTGCAGATGAAGCGGTAAAAGCAACCAATACAGAAGTAGTAAAAATCGAATTACCACGTGATACAAAAGGCGGTGCAGGTCACGGTTCTTTAATTATCTTTGGTGGTGACGATGTTTCAGATGTTAAACGCGCAGTAGAAGTGGCGCTAAATGAATTAGATAAAACTTTTGGAGATGTGTATGGTAATGAAGCTGGCCACATTGAACTTCAATATACTGCTCGCGCAAGCCACGCACTTGAAAAAGCATTCGGCGCGCCAGTAGGAAAAGCATTTGGACTTATGGTTGGTGCTCCAGCTGGGATTGGTGTTGTAATGGCTGATACTGCAGTGAAATCTGCTAACGTAGATGTCGTTGCATATTCTTCACCTGCAGATGGAACAAGTTTCTCCAATGAAGTAATCCTTTGTATTTCTGGAGATTCTGGAGCAGTCCGTCAAGCAGTTATTTCTGCACGTGAAATTGGTAAAAAATTACTTGGAGCTTTAGGGGATGAACCGAAAAATGATCGTCCATCCTACATTTAG
- a CDS encoding propanediol/glycerol family dehydratase large subunit codes for MKSKRFEELAKRPVNQDGFVKEWIEEGLIAMESPNDPKPSIKIENGKVVEMDSKKLADFDLIDHFIAKYGVDLSRAEEVMQMDSVKLANMLCDPNVPREKIVLLTTAMTPAKIVEVVSQMNVVEMMMSMQKMRSRRTPTTQAHVTNLRDNPVQIAADAAEAAIRGFDEQETTVAVVRYAPFNALSLLVGSQTGRGGVLTQCSLEEATELELGMRGLTCYAETISVYGTEPVFTDGDDTPWSKGILASAYASRGLKMRFTSGTGSEVQMGYAEGKSMLYLESRCIFITKAAGVQGLQNGSISCIGIPGAVPSGIRAVLAENLIAVMLDLEVASGNDQTFSHSDIRRTARLLMQFLPGTDYISSGYSATPNYDNMFAGSNFDADDFDDYNILQRDLKVDGGLTPVTEEEVVAVRNKAARVIQAVFDKLGLPEVTDEEVEAATYARGSKEMPERNMVEDIKAAAEMMDRGVTGLDVVKALSAGGFDDVAESVLNMLKQRVSGDFLHTSAIIDKDWNVISSVNDLNDYAGPGTGYRLEGERWEKLKDIAVAVDANELE; via the coding sequence ATGAAATCAAAACGCTTTGAAGAATTAGCAAAACGCCCGGTCAATCAAGATGGTTTTGTAAAGGAATGGATTGAAGAAGGCTTAATCGCAATGGAAAGCCCAAATGATCCGAAGCCAAGCATTAAAATAGAAAATGGCAAAGTAGTCGAAATGGATAGTAAAAAACTAGCTGATTTTGACTTAATTGACCATTTCATCGCGAAATATGGCGTCGATTTATCTCGTGCGGAAGAAGTCATGCAAATGGATTCTGTGAAGCTAGCAAATATGCTTTGCGACCCAAATGTACCACGCGAAAAAATCGTTTTACTTACAACCGCTATGACACCGGCAAAAATAGTAGAAGTAGTTTCGCAAATGAACGTTGTCGAAATGATGATGTCGATGCAAAAAATGCGCTCACGTAGAACACCAACAACCCAAGCCCACGTAACGAACTTGCGTGATAATCCTGTTCAAATTGCAGCCGATGCAGCAGAAGCAGCGATTCGTGGCTTTGATGAACAAGAAACAACTGTTGCGGTAGTTCGTTACGCACCTTTTAACGCGCTTAGCTTATTAGTAGGTTCGCAAACTGGCCGTGGTGGCGTATTAACGCAATGTTCGTTGGAAGAAGCAACGGAATTAGAACTCGGTATGCGTGGCTTAACTTGTTACGCTGAAACGATTTCTGTTTATGGAACGGAGCCTGTATTTACAGACGGAGATGATACGCCTTGGTCGAAAGGTATTTTGGCAAGTGCATACGCGTCTCGCGGTTTGAAAATGCGTTTCACTTCTGGAACTGGTTCCGAAGTTCAAATGGGTTATGCAGAAGGAAAATCGATGCTTTATCTTGAATCACGCTGTATTTTCATTACGAAAGCAGCCGGCGTTCAAGGTTTACAAAATGGTTCGATTAGTTGTATCGGAATTCCGGGAGCCGTGCCAAGTGGTATTAGAGCGGTACTTGCAGAGAATTTAATTGCCGTTATGCTCGATCTAGAAGTAGCGTCTGGTAATGACCAAACATTCTCTCACTCGGATATTCGCCGTACAGCTCGTTTACTGATGCAATTTTTACCAGGAACAGATTATATTTCCTCTGGTTATAGCGCAACACCGAACTATGACAATATGTTTGCTGGTTCGAATTTTGATGCGGATGACTTTGATGATTACAATATTTTACAACGCGATTTAAAAGTAGATGGTGGTTTAACGCCGGTTACAGAAGAAGAAGTTGTTGCAGTTAGAAATAAAGCGGCACGAGTAATTCAAGCTGTTTTTGATAAATTAGGTCTTCCAGAAGTAACTGATGAGGAAGTAGAAGCAGCAACGTATGCACGCGGAAGTAAAGAGATGCCAGAGCGTAACATGGTAGAAGATATTAAAGCAGCAGCTGAAATGATGGACCGTGGTGTCACTGGTCTGGATGTTGTTAAAGCGCTATCTGCTGGTGGATTCGACGATGTTGCCGAAAGCGTACTTAATATGCTGAAACAACGTGTATCTGGAGACTTCCTTCATACCTCTGCCATCATTGACAAAGACTGGAATGTTATTAGTTCCGTCAATGATTTAAATGATTACGCAGGCCCAGGAACTGGTTATCGCTTAGAGGGCGAACGCTGGGAAAAATTAAAAGATATTGCTGTTGCAGTGGATGCAAACGAATTAGAATAA
- a CDS encoding propanediol/glycerol family dehydratase medium subunit: MVEINEKVLRGIISEVLDELQLKEDKVSFQKEQPSVAVSDESFLTEVGDAKPGRQKDEVVIAVAPAFGKYQTKNIVGVPHKQILREVIAGIEEEGLKARVVRVFRSSDVAFVAVEGDKLSGSGICIGIQSRGTALIHQKDLQPLSNLELFPQAPLITLETYRAIGKNAAKYAKGESPNPVPMVNDQMARPKFQAKAALLHIKETKHVVQGKNAVELQVN, encoded by the coding sequence ATGGTTGAAATTAACGAAAAAGTGCTTCGCGGAATTATCTCCGAAGTACTAGATGAATTACAGCTAAAAGAAGATAAAGTTTCTTTCCAAAAAGAACAGCCCAGTGTTGCCGTTTCAGACGAAAGCTTTTTAACAGAAGTTGGTGACGCAAAGCCGGGTAGACAAAAAGATGAAGTGGTTATTGCGGTCGCACCAGCTTTTGGTAAATATCAAACAAAAAATATTGTCGGCGTTCCGCATAAACAAATTTTACGAGAAGTGATTGCAGGTATTGAAGAAGAAGGGTTAAAAGCGCGCGTTGTCCGTGTGTTCCGTTCTTCTGACGTAGCTTTCGTCGCGGTAGAAGGCGACAAATTAAGTGGTTCTGGTATTTGTATCGGCATTCAGTCGCGTGGTACAGCATTAATCCACCAAAAAGATTTACAACCACTTTCTAACTTAGAGTTATTCCCGCAAGCACCACTAATTACCTTAGAAACATACCGAGCAATTGGTAAAAATGCGGCGAAATATGCTAAAGGTGAATCACCAAACCCAGTGCCAATGGTAAACGATCAAATGGCACGTCCGAAATTCCAAGCCAAAGCAGCTTTACTTCATATCAAAGAAACAAAACATGTTGTTCAAGGGAAAAACGCAGTCGAATTACAAGTAAACTAA
- a CDS encoding diol dehydratase small subunit, which yields MNQEALENMVRNILQEVNSGAVSTTTSKKVSGDTLTVRDYPLGTKRPELVKTSTSKSLDDITLKSVLDGTIKPEDVRVTAETLKMQAQVARDAGRATLANNFERAAELTIVPDERILEIYNAMRPYRSSKEELIAIADELENVYHATICSNYVREAAQLYQERKKLKGDN from the coding sequence ATGAATCAAGAAGCACTAGAAAATATGGTTAGAAATATTTTACAAGAAGTAAATAGTGGTGCCGTTTCAACAACGACTTCTAAAAAAGTAAGCGGAGATACACTGACGGTACGCGATTATCCACTTGGTACGAAACGTCCTGAACTTGTAAAAACATCGACATCAAAATCATTAGACGATATTACGTTGAAAAGTGTTTTAGATGGCACGATTAAACCAGAAGATGTTCGTGTAACAGCGGAAACACTGAAAATGCAAGCGCAAGTCGCAAGAGACGCAGGACGCGCAACCTTAGCAAATAACTTCGAACGTGCGGCGGAATTAACAATTGTTCCAGATGAACGCATTTTAGAAATTTATAATGCAATGCGTCCTTATCGTTCCTCGAAAGAAGAGCTAATTGCGATTGCGGATGAATTGGAAAATGTGTATCATGCAACGATTTGTTCTAATTATGTTCGTGAAGCGGCACAGCTTTATCAAGAGCGTAAGAAATTAAAAGGCGATAATTAA
- a CDS encoding diol dehydratase reactivase subunit alpha, producing MQYIAGIDIGNSTTEVALAKINAQGKAEFVASAITDTTGIKGTKQNLHGIFKALRLALEKVNATTADLSEIRINEATPVIGDVAMETITETIITESTMIGHNPKTPGGLGMGSGMTVLLDEVPTKSKDTDYIVIIPKTVDFEDAAKQINEYTEQGYQITAAILQADDGVLVHNRLNHKMPIVDEVGFIDKVPVDMLAAVEVAAPGKVIETISNPYGIATVFHLSSDETKNIIPVARALIGNRSAVVIKTPEGDVKARTIPAGHIELESGSRTLRVNVAEGSEKIMQAITSLPKLDNASGEPGTNIGGMLEKVRQTMAGLTDKLPADIFIQDLLAVDTFVPVDVQGGLAGEFSMEQAVGIASMVKSDHLQMAAIASEIEQELNVSVKIGGAEAEAAILGALTTPGTNTPLAILDLGAGSTDASIINGKGEIIATHLAGAGDMVTMIIQSEIGLEDRYLAEDIKKYPLAKVESIFHIRHEDGTVQFFDTPLSPSVFAKVVIVKPDGFAPIPGDVSIEKIKLIRRSAKERVFVTNTIRALKYVSPTGNIRDIPFVVIVGGSALDFEIPQLITDALSHYSLVAGRGNIRGKEGPRNAVATGLILSGGAEA from the coding sequence ATGCAGTATATTGCAGGTATTGATATCGGAAACTCGACAACCGAAGTGGCGCTTGCAAAGATAAACGCACAAGGTAAAGCCGAGTTTGTCGCAAGTGCCATTACGGATACAACTGGTATCAAAGGAACGAAACAAAATCTTCACGGGATTTTTAAAGCGTTGCGGCTTGCTTTAGAAAAAGTAAATGCAACAACCGCGGACTTGAGTGAAATCCGGATTAATGAAGCGACTCCCGTGATTGGTGATGTGGCAATGGAAACAATTACGGAAACGATTATTACGGAGTCTACCATGATTGGACATAATCCTAAAACACCTGGTGGACTTGGGATGGGATCAGGTATGACTGTACTTTTGGATGAGGTGCCAACTAAATCAAAAGACACTGATTACATTGTGATCATTCCCAAAACAGTCGACTTTGAGGATGCAGCAAAGCAGATTAATGAGTATACCGAACAAGGCTACCAAATAACTGCGGCAATTCTTCAAGCTGATGACGGCGTGCTCGTACATAATCGATTAAATCACAAAATGCCGATTGTTGACGAGGTAGGATTTATTGATAAAGTTCCGGTGGATATGTTAGCAGCTGTCGAAGTTGCTGCTCCCGGAAAAGTCATTGAAACCATTTCGAATCCATATGGTATTGCGACGGTCTTTCATTTGAGCTCGGATGAAACAAAAAATATTATTCCTGTTGCGCGGGCTTTAATTGGAAACCGTTCGGCAGTTGTGATTAAAACGCCAGAGGGTGACGTGAAAGCGAGAACCATTCCAGCGGGACATATCGAACTTGAGTCGGGCTCGCGAACCTTGCGTGTCAATGTAGCAGAAGGATCCGAGAAGATTATGCAGGCGATTACATCACTGCCAAAACTCGACAATGCAAGCGGAGAACCGGGAACGAATATCGGTGGCATGCTGGAAAAAGTGCGGCAAACCATGGCTGGGCTAACAGATAAATTACCGGCAGATATTTTTATTCAAGATTTGCTGGCTGTAGATACGTTCGTTCCAGTCGATGTTCAAGGTGGTCTTGCTGGTGAGTTTTCAATGGAGCAAGCAGTTGGGATTGCCTCAATGGTAAAAAGTGATCATTTACAAATGGCGGCAATCGCCTCAGAAATCGAACAAGAGCTAAATGTATCGGTCAAAATTGGCGGGGCGGAAGCAGAGGCAGCAATCCTTGGTGCACTTACTACGCCTGGAACCAATACGCCGCTTGCAATTTTAGACTTAGGTGCGGGTTCCACAGATGCCTCGATTATTAACGGAAAAGGAGAAATTATCGCGACGCATTTAGCCGGAGCAGGCGACATGGTAACGATGATTATCCAGTCAGAAATTGGTCTTGAGGATCGTTATTTAGCAGAAGATATTAAAAAATATCCGCTTGCTAAAGTCGAAAGCATTTTCCACATTCGGCATGAAGATGGCACGGTCCAATTTTTCGATACACCGCTTTCTCCAAGCGTTTTTGCGAAAGTGGTGATTGTAAAACCAGATGGCTTCGCACCAATTCCTGGTGATGTGTCGATTGAAAAAATTAAATTAATTCGTCGTTCAGCAAAAGAGCGTGTTTTTGTAACGAATACCATCCGCGCATTAAAATATGTTAGCCCAACTGGGAATATTCGAGATATTCCATTTGTCGTTATTGTCGGAGGGTCAGCCCTTGATTTTGAGATTCCGCAATTAATAACGGATGCACTTTCTCATTATTCGCTCGTTGCTGGCCGTGGAAATATTCGTGGCAAAGAAGGTCCTAGAAATGCTGTTGCGACAGGCTTAATCCTTTCTGGAGGTGCAGAGGCATGA
- a CDS encoding glycerol dehydratase reactivase beta/small subunit family protein yields the protein MIPVVSKPAIYFHADKDADPECIKQVLFGIEEEGIPCELEIISLKEEVQAAFRASASSPLLVGITLKNDHLVIHYRNLPPDKPLFSEYRFGAATLEKQRNMGMNAARLVKGVPFK from the coding sequence ATGATTCCGGTTGTAAGTAAGCCAGCTATTTATTTTCATGCAGATAAAGATGCCGACCCTGAATGTATTAAACAAGTTTTATTTGGAATAGAAGAGGAAGGCATTCCGTGCGAGTTAGAAATTATCTCTTTAAAAGAAGAAGTGCAAGCCGCATTTCGAGCATCTGCGAGTTCTCCACTTCTAGTTGGCATTACGCTGAAAAATGATCATTTAGTGATTCATTATCGTAATTTGCCACCAGATAAGCCGCTATTTTCGGAATACCGTTTTGGAGCAGCAACACTCGAAAAACAGCGCAATATGGGAATGAATGCGGCGCGACTCGTTAAGGGTGTACCTTTTAAATAA
- a CDS encoding BMC domain-containing protein has translation MHQAIGVIEIKGLASAITVADTMAKVANIQLVDTETAKGFGWITVKVEGDVAAVNAALEAGEQTAIASDSFIAKKVIPRPGEEIFTVFWPQEDEAPEKPVEAELIAEPEEVAEPEVAAEPTCNLCHDPLCPRVKGDPRQDCIHFEEEK, from the coding sequence ATGCATCAAGCAATTGGAGTAATTGAAATTAAAGGACTTGCCTCAGCGATTACAGTAGCAGATACAATGGCTAAAGTAGCAAATATCCAACTCGTCGACACGGAAACAGCAAAAGGTTTTGGCTGGATTACCGTGAAAGTAGAAGGAGATGTTGCAGCAGTAAATGCCGCGCTCGAAGCAGGAGAACAAACCGCAATAGCCTCAGACAGCTTTATTGCGAAAAAAGTCATTCCTCGACCAGGGGAAGAGATTTTTACAGTGTTTTGGCCACAAGAAGACGAAGCGCCAGAAAAACCGGTAGAAGCAGAATTAATCGCAGAGCCGGAAGAAGTCGCTGAACCCGAAGTAGCGGCAGAACCAACATGTAATCTATGTCACGATCCACTATGCCCACGGGTAAAAGGCGATCCAAGACAAGATTGTATCCATTTTGAAGAAGAGAAGTAA
- the pduA gene encoding propanediol utilization microcompartment protein PduA has translation MNNALGMIETKGLVGAIEAADAMVKAANVSLVGYEKIGSGLVTVMVRGDVGAVKAATDAGAAAARNVGEVQSIHVIPRPHNDVETLLPKGL, from the coding sequence ATGAATAATGCACTTGGAATGATTGAAACTAAAGGACTTGTCGGCGCAATTGAAGCAGCTGACGCAATGGTAAAAGCAGCAAACGTATCACTTGTAGGTTATGAAAAAATTGGTTCAGGACTTGTAACAGTAATGGTTCGCGGCGATGTTGGCGCAGTAAAAGCAGCAACAGATGCAGGCGCAGCAGCAGCTCGTAACGTTGGAGAAGTACAATCTATCCATGTAATTCCACGTCCACACAATGATGTAGAAACGTTGCTACCAAAAGGTCTATAA